The Sparus aurata chromosome 10, fSpaAur1.1, whole genome shotgun sequence genome includes the window TTAAGCACTCACATCCAGTGGCAGTTCTGCAAATAGAACAGTTGCATGCAAAAGATAATGTTGATTGTAAATTTTACAGTTTACGTGATTtacccaaaaaaaaagacaaatcaacaAAGGCAAAAAATGCAGAGAAACATTGTCAGAGCAGGAAAGAATGACATTTGATGATATTAGGTATTATCACTTCTATATAGCTTATGACAATACTCAACAAATAATCTTACGGATTGTTGATTAAAACTCTATTTTGTTAAAGAACAAATTGAGATTCTGTGTTTGTGGgttgcttcaaacagtgttcacaCATTGTCTCTCTCATTAATATGTACAATCATTTTtgcattgcacctttaaaacacagGCAATCTGAAATATGGCATAGaaggcaaataaacacattgtAACATTATTCAAAAACATAGTCATTAccagcctgttctcactcccaacacgtcaaacacagcagcctggtcagtggccctacACTTAAAAAATTGGATGCTGTACTCAAATAGTCTTTCCAGTCTAACAACAGCTCTAAGCACTTTACAATGCATGCCACATTCTCACATTCATACACTAatgacagaggctgccatgcaaggctcatcaggagcaatttggggttcttgctcaaggacacttcgatgTGCCAAGATTCGAACCGGTGACCTACCGATCACAGACAACCCGCTCTagccactgagccacagccgctaCAGCTTCACAaattaaccaagtagttttagtgcctaaacccaGCTGAGTAGTGTTTGTCCTTAAACCTACCCAAGCAGTTTTGGTGTCTAACTCTAAGAAGTTTATgcacctaaacctaaccaagtagtttcgATGCGAAAGTCAGACAATGTTAAAAACAGTCCAAAAAGTCCAGTTTTGAAATGTGTAACCTGATACACCGTATTACTTACAGTATTATCTTGGAGTAGGGGTAGGTAGAGTGTCATAGCTAAAAGCCTAAGACTACTTACCAAGCTGCTGTATATGATGAGAAAGGTCTAACAACAGGTTGTCAAGACAAAGTTTATTAAAGCAGATGTGCTTGTTTGATTAGGAGGAAAGCTGAAAGGAAGAGTGGTATTTGAATGAGTTACAGCAGTGCTTCAAGGAACCGAAAAACTACTCTGTGACTTTGGAAAAGTTGATGGCTCATTAGATATTTTTACAATGTAATTGGTGACggctgctaacgtgagttgagGCTCTAATTGTCAGTGAAAGTGGTGGTGGCAGTTTGAGGAATAGAAGAAACTGTAGCAGTAGCTGAAGAAGGTTTGGGGGAAGTGTGTTCCTTGGAAATGACATCAGTTTGTGTTGAAGCTGTCAGGGTTGACGTAGAGCCACAGCAGAGCTTGCACAGGTCGGTGATGTTGAGGGGAGGAATAGCTGTTGATTGCTGGGTAGTATTTGCTGGATGAACAGTAACGTCTTTTTCTGGAATGGTAGTTTTGTGACGGCTTGTGGGTACAACATGCATATTGTCTGGAGGAGCTGTGGAGGTGCTAGCAGTGACGGAAACACTAATGCCTGGAATAGTAGAGAGAACCTTGAGTGGAATTGAAGGAGTTATAACAGACATAATGGTCGTGGTAGGATACAACTTTGGATGAGGAGTAGTTTCAGTTTTAGGAGCAACAATAGCAGGAGGCAGATTGATAGGAAATACATTGTGTGCCGAATTTGTTGGTCCTGCCACACCTGTGAAAGCACTACCTATTGCACCAAAAAGACTTCCTAATAAAGATCCCAGACCGCCAAAAAAAGAGGCTACAGTACCTGAGATAAGGGATGGTGGAGCTAGATCTCCTATGTTTAATGGTCCTTCATTTATGTCCTGCTTagtttcctctccttcctcctgctcctcctcctcctcctcctcatctttcttctttgtagttgtagttgtggtTGTGGTGGTTGTGGAAGTTGTAGCAGTAGTAGTtttggtggttgttgtttggACTGTGGTTGGTGGTGGAGTGGTTTCAGTCTGGGGTCTTGTGGTTGTAGGAAAGGTTGTGGTTGGATGAATGGAAGTAGGGGTTGTTGGTGTTTCTGGGGTTGTGTGTGTAGTGTCAGTAGTTGAGGGACTACTGGTAGTTGTAGCATGGCCAGTTGTAGTTTCTGGAGATGCAGATGTGGTAGTTTCAGGTGTGGTGGAAAGAGGGACAGATGTGGAACTAGGCAGGGCAGATGTGGTCGTGAAAGGTACAGTTGTTGAGTCTGGAGGGGTTGAGGTGGTTGTTGGAGCGGCAGAGGTAGTTGAAATTAGTGATGGACAATTGCATCTGCCCTCTGACTTAGAATTAATGTCTTGGTAAAACTGAGTGACGGTGGCGTTGTTAGGACATTGGGTCCCAGGAAACACTTCAAATTCCGACCTTGTGGTTGACAGTTTATTATTGAGTTCGTCCAAGGTCTTCATCTGCAGATATCCATCGCCATCTGGAATGTTCTGGCCCCAGTGGGCACTTGCTAGCCATCCCTTACTGCGACTGTAGCAGCAGAAAGCTGACCAGAGCATGGAGGGAATATTAACCCTATTGTTGAGTTTGTTGTTGCCTGGCTGTACTCCAATTACTAAAAAGCCTTCCACCTGACCATTGTTGTTGATGCAGTAGTCATCCATAACACATTTGATGCACTGCTCCATTCTATTCCAGCTTCCCTTGTTGAATGGGCCTGCTTGTGGAACAATGTTGGTCAGGGTAAATGTagattttttatcattttcagtaTGTCCGTACGAGCTTGGAAATAAGTGCCCTTTATCGAATTCTTCctttatattattctttttcttttttattctgtaaTCACGTTCCCCAGCCTGGTTTCTGTAGAGCTTGCATCTTGTTGACACCTTCATGTTCTTGTCCTCACTGGGGTCCTCAAGCCGTAATAATGTGAAAACCAAGTTAATAATGCAGTCAGGTATAAAATCGGTTATAAagtaggtaaaaaaaacaaaaacaaaataagcaTACCTGTGGTTCTATCTTCCACATTTTTTTAGGTCTCCTGCCCTGGCTTCCTTTGTATTTGGAAGCAGAAAACACTGGAATCCTGTTGGTGGTGTCATAGAGCGTCACAAAACTTCTGGAATCATTCAAAGTCTGGCAAATGGGTTTGTATCTGTTCTGGTCCAGGATATTCCCCCCCTCTAAGATTCCTGGAACACGTGGTGGAGTTTCCTGAAGAAAAAACCCGGTACAGCCTGACATCGACCTCACCACTTCAGCTGTTGTGGGAACGATGGATAGAAGGAGGAGGGCAGC containing:
- the LOC115590199 gene encoding chitinase 3-like; the encoded protein is MWKIEPQLEDPSEDKNMKVSTRCKLYRNQAGERDYRIKKKKNNIKEEFDKGHLFPSSYGHTENDKKSTFTLTNIVPQAGPFNKGSWNRMEQCIKCVMDDYCINNNGQVEGFLVIGVQPGNNKLNNRVNIPSMLWSAFCCYSRSKGWLASAHWGQNIPDGDGYLQMKTLDELNNKLSTTRSEFEVFPGTQCPNNATVTQFYQDINSKSEGRCNCPSLISTTSAAPTTTSTPPDSTTVPFTTTSALPSSTSVPLSTTPETTTSASPETTTGHATTTSSPSTTDTTHTTPETPTTPTSIHPTTTFPTTTRPQTETTPPPTTVQTTTTKTTTATTSTTTTTTTTTTKKK